CCCTTTAATTAACCTGGAACCCACACTCCGTATTGCTCAGGGTAGTGAAACTAAGTAATATTCATTTTGGACTCCAGGCTACATTTCAATGTAGACAAGAGACCACAAATTGTCTTTACAGTTTGCACACTTCCACAACACTGGGTTGGTTGTTTTGACCAGTAACATGTTCATATGCTTGTTCAGTTATTGACTCAGTAATTCTTTGTTTCAGATATGGGTTCGTCATTGCGGTGACCACCATTGACAACATTGGTGCAGGTGTCATCCAACCAGGCAGAGGATTTGTGCTTTACCCCGTCAAGTACAAGGCTATTGTCTTCCGTCCATTCAAAGGCGAGGTGGTAGATGCCGTGGTTACCCAGGTCAACAAAGTAAGGAAACAACAAGGGCTACGTCCCAAGTGGAAATCTTTTCCCTATATCAGgggtcatcaactagattcagccgctggACGATTTTAGAAATATTACAAAGAATTTGTTAACTTCAAATTGACTGCAttgaagcccaaacagatataatatttgactaaaacattatTTCAAACCTGGCTACCATTTCTATACAATCacatatctctctattatgcatgggaatactttggaatagATTTCCGAAATTTAAATCAGAGTtaatttgctggtgtttttacagtcttttatacCCAACAATGAATAATTATttgggggggccaaataaaataatCAGTGGGCCAAATTTGTTTTTCTTGGTACAAAAGAATACGTACAAatgtaacatttaaaaaaaaaaaatgttttaattcacaacatgtactgtacatgaaaACTGAGTGCTGACAAACTGTCACCTGAGTGGCTCAGTGAACTGGGACTTTGGAAGATAATCTATGACTTAGATGTAGACATACATGGCGTCTGCCACgatggagaggatgggggatagaTCGTCTTGAGCGTCCATAAGCTGATATTTGAGGTGGAGCAATCTGAAACAATGGGACAGTTTATTTAGCTATCAGAAGCATTATGCAAAAAAGGGGTTAGTTATTCAGACTGTGTGGaacaaataacaccctattccctttatagtgcactacttttgaccagagtcaatagggtgtcatttgggacacagacaaatCTTCTTTgaactcattaccatcagaataaGGATTGACAATAATAGATCATATTGTTTTATGGTGAAATTAAAATAATTCAAGATGGTCCGTTCTTTTCAGGTTGGACTGTTCACAGAGATCGGCTCCATGTCCTGTTTCATCTCTCGTCACGTAGGTCCACATGGAAATGTCTCCTTTTAGTTACTTTAATAAATGTCAATGTGGTTACTTACTGTTTCTGCAGTCCATTCCCTCAGAGATGGAGTTTGACCCCAACTCAAATCCTCCTTGTTATAAGACCACTGATGAGGTGAGATCTAAAATTAGCTCTTCACTAAATAGTGGTGGTGTGGGTGTCATTTTTGAAAATGAATATTTAGTATACACAACTTGGATACATGCCTTCTTATTAAGGATTCTGTCTTCTCCACATTAGGACATTGTAATCCAACAGGATGATGAGATTCGGTTGAAGATCGTGGGAACAAGAGTGGATAAAAACGACATTGTGAGTATGCTGTCAAATCCCCATAAACTAGGATGCTACCTGACAGACCTATACAGtggcttcggaaagtattcagaccccttgactttttctacattttgttacgttacagccttattctaaaattgattaaatacatttttaaaaatcagcaatctacacacaattccctataataacaaagcgaaaacacgtttttagaaatgattactaatttattaaaaataaaaaacagataccttatttacataagtattcagaccctttgctatgagactcaaaattgagctcagatgcatcttgtttccattgatcatccttgaaaagtttctacaacttgattggagtccacttgtggtaaatacaattgattggacatgttttggaaaggcacacacctgtctatataaggtcccacagttgacagtgcatgtcagaggaaaaaccaagccatgaggtcaaacaaATTattcgtagagctctgagacaggattctgtcgaggcaccgagctagggaagggtaccaaaaaatgtcttcagcattgatggtccccaagaacacagtggcctctgtcattcttaaatggaagaactttgtaaccaccaagactcttccgagaGCTGAGCACCCGGCCAAATGGAGCAAttcagggggagaagggccttggtcagggaggtgaccaagaacccgatgctcactctgacagagctctagagttcctctgtggagatgggagaaccttccagaaggacaaccatctctgcagcactccaccaatcaggcctttatggtagagtggccagacggaagccacgtctaagtaaaagacacatgaccgcccgcttggagtttgccaaaaggcacatgaaggactctcggaccatgagaaacaagattctctggtctgatgaaaccaagattgaactctttggcctgaatgccaagcgtcacgtctggaggaaacctggcaccatctctacagtgaagcatagtggtggcagcatcacgttgtggggatgtttttcaggagactgggagactagtcaggatcaaaggaaagatgaacggagcaaagtacagagatccttgatgaaaacctgctccagaacaatgaccctaagcacgcaGCTAAGACAATACATGGGTGGCTTTGGGAcacatctctgaatgtccttgattggcccagccagagcccggacttgaacccgatcgaacatctctggagagacctgaaaatagctgtgcagcaacactccccatccaacctgacagagcttgagaggatctgcagagaggaattggAGAAACTTCTCAAGTACAGGTCTCCCAAGCTtttagcatcatacccaaaaatactcaaggctgtaatcgctgccaaaggtgcttcaacaagtactgagtaaagggtctgaataattttttTGAATGTGATATCCGGGTTTTTAAACAAATAAATTAGCAaaagttctaaaaacctgtttttgcttcaccattatgaggtattgtgtgtagattgattacatTGATTGGGGGGGAAAAACAAtcatagaataaggctgtaacgtaacaacgtgaaaaagtcaaggggtctgaataatttctttAGGCACAGTATATCCTCACAGATTGCAAGCCATCGCGCACTATCTAAAGTATGAAATATTTCCATAGTCTCATCTCTGTGAAGAGCCCTGCAAGTTGTAATGTTAAATATTTGCTTTCCTTTTTTTCAGTTTGCTATTGGATCCCTCATGGATGATTACCTGGGTATGTTGTTTTCACTTTTATTAGTCATCATCTTTCATAggtgttattttttttttgaaaGATTGAATTGATCTGtaattcattttttttctcttctcaGGTCTTGTCAGCTGATGTCCCTGCAGTGCTATGCTGACGTATGAACATCTCTCATATTTTATGTAAATGCCTCGACAACACAGTACTGTCAGTACAAATATTTTTCTAGGTTGATAATGTGTTATTGCTACAAATCCTGTACTAAGTGGGGACACAGTATGAATACATACTATTGAAACCACACAGAGCCTGTTGATAAGCAGGTGGTTATGTTGCTGCATTAATCGCTACTGTATCGTCTGAGTTACCCTTCTGTTGCTGTTGTATATtgtatttctacaacttgaactGAAATAAATGTTTCTTTTTTGGTAATGTTGACCTTGTCTTCATTGAATGTTTTGCAAAATATGTTTTGCATTGAGGTCTGCCCCATTTCGTATGTGTTGTGCTTTTTAAAattataatacacacaaataACAAATGGGATACAGACCTATCCATCACATTCAATCAATGGAAATTCTTTGAAACCTACTTCGAAAAATACATAACATTTTATTGTTGTAACACAAAATCGTGCCCACTTTGTATAAATTGATTTttgggcccataatgcaattctacataaaatgggcgtggcttcactaCGTTTTCAgttttgaagaaaatggcggaaaatatgcagccggaGTCTGACGAGAgccgatacaaattcattgctttaaataattatgacaaatgttaacatgttgagcaatgtaataaagtaataacTTTTCAAATAACTTACATTACACGTtattttggctgacaatttgttagctacgctatccttacgtacagcatagcattacagcagtatTTACCGTTATGTTTGCTAGTTAGCCtagtgggccagtaaccgaaaggttgctagatcgaataccCGACTCGACCTGACAGTTGGTAAAAATCGTCGTTCTACCAACTGTTCTTAGGCCgttatttgattttaaataagaacttgttctttactgacttgcctagttaaataaaggttaaattatataacgatatatatatatatatatcgttagTTGGCTAATAATACGTCGAACTTGCCATATTAACTATATGCTAACACGGACTTGACAATGGAAATTGTTAAttctggccatctactccgaaTCAGAGAGAGATGTTCAGGAGGATAGTTCAGAGAGAACGtctgataacatgaaaacagcttgctggggcgagtaaaatggtctgaACTATCCTAGAGCGAACTATACGAACTGGCATTCCAGATTGAATTTATGAACACACGCGAAATCGTAAAACCTGTAGCTGGTAATATGTTACCCAAACAAACtcgcaagaggttgcatagcaacagcatcaacttccggtaaaCAGGCGAAGTGCTAGTTACAGTGTTCGCTTACAGTATACTCAAAACAACTAACAGTATGTAGTATaccaatagtatgtagtatatactcaagTATACCGTATAATAGTATGGGTATTAAAACACAGCTCATATTTTCTTTTTTTGGGCAAAATGCCATTTATTTTCAGCATTTTCAGTCGACGTTTGATTTCAGCGACGCGCCCCAACAGGCAGTAAATACGTCACTGGTGCGCGCCCTGTTTCTTCCTTTCTCTCGTCCTAAAGATGGCGGCAGGGGTGAGTAAGATGGAGAGATGCCTTGTCACTTAATTGTTATTTGCTTTTCAGCAACCATCTGTACAAAATCGCCCCCATCCGTCCACTTATCCATTACCCTTTAGTATATCTGACACATTTAGCCACTTTAAACGTCATTGCTATGTTTATTTTTACCTCTCATAAAGTATTCCTTGACGATGCAGCATAATAGCATTTGCGATGGTAAAATGACGCCTCTTTCCGTACCTTGTGCCACGTTGGGTTCTTCAGAGTTCGTGACGAATAATGAATGAAATTACTTGCTCTCGATTTTGTACCTCCCGCGTGTCATGGCTTATTTACAGCTTTTATTTGCAAAGTATCCAAATATTGCCATCCAGAGTCTCTGGGTAGCATACTTGTGGCTACTTAGCTAATTAGCTAGGTACCTAATGGAAAGTAGGTATCAAATTAACTAGTTTGTTTGCTGTTTGGATAGGATTGTGGTCAACTTTGGGGGTAAGCCACTACCAATGCAGGATATTCATTTTGATAGCCAAAGCATCTTTGTGATCCGCAAGTGATGTGCCTTAATGACTTGGCATAACTTTGACTTTAGGAAGCTCAGTAGCCAATGCAAGGAAGTGAAATTTAAAGGGGTGTAACCTCTGCCTGCATTGGTTGTAATAATAAACATATCGGCCGATAAGGCTTACATATCCTGtacattcccaacaccaagggtcTAAGTGGGTTGCTTGTTCTATAGCTGTTGTGAGATATTAGGAATACATTTTTGGCACTGGAATTGCAAACAAATAGTTAAGCTGTTTTACTGACATCCCCCTGATGTATTTTGGCTATGCAttattaaaaatgtttttaccaGCAATCAGCTTCTAGGCTAGCCCAAAGCCTGACAGATGGCGATATTCAGTCGTTTCATCTTACCGTCCAAAGTTAATGTATTCAGCTGGCTATACGCCCCTATCCCCCGTGGTTAGCACATAAAACATCCATTCCGTGACTAATATCTAGGAATGCAAGTCTCGGATGTTGCGTATTGACTTCAGCCAATCGGGCTGCAGCAGGCTGTTTACCACTGGCGAAACGCAGGGCACATCATAAGGAAGTAGCattagcttaaaatgttggtaaactattaggctatttcttcacattataagcgcagcaatgagCACAGGACAGTAGGCTATAAGTGCACATTTTCCAAAATGCTATCAATTTGCTGGAACACTAATTCTCAAAATAGACTGCAAATGTGATGCCTTTTAGTGCATTATTAtaaaggtttttttttttatggtgaaaattattttCCCCAAATTTGGtatttgactgcggtcatgactcctGACCAGTGACCGTAACAGCCCAAAGTAGGACTAGGCTTTTTATCTGTGGCTGGGAAAACTGTCCCATACTGTAGGGTGTCTACACACTGCCCCAAGTGGTTGAAAACCAGATTTCATTAAATTTCACTTCTTtgtgttataaaatacattttttaccaagacaaatataattattcatgttctgaattGTTGAGTGCCATCTTTCTCTAACTCATCAacattatatataaaaaaaaaagtagaatTTGGTAACCTAATACAAACGTTAATAATCACAGAGCGGCGCTGCTTTCTCACAGTCTTGAGGATTTTACATGTTGTGGTTAACGTCTGCAAAGTTGTTTCCTCAGGTCGCTGAATTAACATGACACGAGCTGAATTCAATGCAAAAGGCTATGAAAATAAAAAGCTTGCTGTACGCTCAGTGCTCCGTTGACATTTTACAGAGATGggcttgtttttgtgagaaatcGTTGAAAAAAGAACAGGAATTTGGCATTAATATGAAAGGCGTATGCTAAATTATTAAAATACaattgaattttttttatttgccTTTTATTTAAGTATTTTATTTAACTTGAGgctgcagggtagcctagtggttagagcgttggactagtaatcgaaaggttgcaaattcaaatccccaagctgacaaggtactgttagaaaccactagttatgtaACTACTAGTGATTCTACTAGTAAGTGATTCTACTAGTAGTTCCTGCCTAAACCACTACCTGGATCTAGAAGCACTACTGTGTACAGGGTTTTTCTTCCCCATTTAATATAGTTGTgatggttctctctctcctcccttccgtAGACTCTGTACACGTATCCAGAGAACTGGAGAGCCTTCAAGGCTCAAATTGCAGCCCAGTACAGCGGTGCACGCCTCAAGGTACTACATGTTTAAACCTACCGtatcatatttatttattcttaTTGCCCTGTGATTTGTTATTAAATGTTGTATTTATATTGTTTTTACTACGGCTGTAACGATGACAACGTAACTCTGTTTACACAAGTAGCCCAATTCAGATCATTTGCCACCAATTTGTAATTTGACCGATCAGCTCTATTGGGCAAAAGATAAGAATTGGACTGCCTGAGTAAACGCAGCCTAATTTCTCTTGGGATGAATAAAGTATCATCTCGTCTCTCTTAAGGTGGCCAGCAGCGCCCCTGCCTTCACCTTCGGGCAGAC
The sequence above is drawn from the Salmo salar chromosome ssa05, Ssal_v3.1, whole genome shotgun sequence genome and encodes:
- the LOC106604162 gene encoding DNA-directed RNA polymerase II subunit RPB7 isoform X2 — its product is MFYHISLEHEILLHPRYFGPNLLNTVKQKLFTEVEGTCTGKYGFVIAVTTIDNIGAGVIQPGRGFVLYPVKYKAIVFRPFKGEVVDAVVTQVNKSIPSEMEFDPNSNPPCYKTTDEDIVIQQDDEIRLKIVGTRVDKNDIFAIGSLMDDYLGLVS
- the LOC106604162 gene encoding DNA-directed RNA polymerase II subunit RPB7 isoform X1, whose translation is MFYHISLEHEILLHPRYFGPNLLNTVKQKLFTEVEGTCTGKYGFVIAVTTIDNIGAGVIQPGRGFVLYPVKYKAIVFRPFKGEVVDAVVTQVNKVGLFTEIGSMSCFISRHSIPSEMEFDPNSNPPCYKTTDEDIVIQQDDEIRLKIVGTRVDKNDIFAIGSLMDDYLGLVS